The Corallococcus exiguus genome includes a window with the following:
- a CDS encoding thioredoxin family protein, translating to MRSLLACLLLSGSIACTATNANAPASAEAHAEGPLPFIPDDYARALADAKAKGVPLFVDTWAPWCHTCRSMRAYVFTDKALAKHADRFVWLELNTDLTQNATFQEKYPVEFWPTFFIIDPREEKALLRFAGSATVPQLERLFEDGERAYQGGATGAEALLARGDALYGERKPAEAAEALSLALAEAPADWSRRGRALESLLMAQYGAKQYVPCAQKAVVELPRVPRSLNLANGVLNGLGCALAIPEGTPEAADLRHALEAKAREVLAPPAIDMEADDRSGLYEVLVEARKQDKDAAGAKQVAQEWLTFLEGEAAKAPNPEARSVFDSHRMLAAMTLEQPQRAIPALEQSEKDLPQDYNPPARLATLYRLSGRLDDALAANDRALARVQGARRLSVLSGRADIQVARKDTAGAVKTLEEALTFAKTLPAAQVSPRQVESLEKKLAGLKTPAAVPGAAP from the coding sequence ATGCGCTCCCTCCTCGCCTGCCTGCTCCTGTCGGGGTCCATCGCCTGCACGGCCACGAACGCCAATGCGCCCGCGTCCGCCGAGGCCCATGCCGAAGGCCCGCTGCCCTTCATCCCGGATGACTACGCCCGCGCGCTCGCGGACGCGAAGGCGAAGGGCGTGCCCCTGTTCGTCGACACCTGGGCGCCGTGGTGTCACACCTGCCGTTCCATGCGCGCGTACGTCTTCACGGACAAGGCGCTGGCGAAGCACGCGGACCGCTTCGTGTGGCTGGAGCTCAACACCGACCTGACCCAGAACGCGACGTTCCAGGAGAAGTACCCGGTCGAGTTCTGGCCCACCTTCTTCATCATCGACCCGCGCGAGGAGAAGGCCTTGCTGCGCTTCGCCGGCAGCGCGACGGTGCCGCAGCTGGAGCGCCTCTTCGAGGACGGCGAGCGCGCCTACCAGGGCGGTGCCACCGGCGCGGAGGCGCTGCTCGCTCGCGGTGATGCCCTCTACGGAGAGCGCAAGCCCGCGGAGGCCGCCGAGGCCCTGTCGCTCGCGCTCGCGGAGGCCCCCGCCGACTGGTCCCGCCGTGGCCGCGCGTTGGAGTCGCTGCTGATGGCGCAGTACGGGGCGAAGCAGTACGTGCCCTGCGCGCAGAAGGCGGTGGTGGAGCTGCCGAGGGTGCCGCGCTCGCTCAACCTGGCCAACGGCGTCCTCAATGGCCTCGGCTGCGCGCTGGCCATCCCGGAAGGCACGCCCGAGGCGGCGGACCTGAGGCATGCGCTGGAGGCGAAGGCGCGTGAGGTGCTCGCGCCGCCGGCCATCGACATGGAGGCGGATGACCGCTCCGGCCTGTACGAAGTGCTGGTGGAGGCGCGCAAGCAGGACAAGGACGCCGCGGGCGCGAAGCAGGTGGCCCAGGAGTGGCTGACGTTCCTGGAGGGCGAGGCCGCGAAGGCGCCGAACCCCGAGGCGCGCAGCGTGTTCGACTCGCACCGCATGCTCGCGGCGATGACGCTGGAGCAGCCGCAGCGGGCCATCCCCGCGCTGGAGCAGAGCGAGAAGGACCTGCCGCAGGACTACAACCCGCCCGCGCGGCTCGCGACGCTGTACCGCCTGTCGGGCCGGCTGGACGACGCGCTCGCCGCGAACGACCGGGCGCTGGCGCGAGTGCAGGGAGCGCGGCGGCTGTCCGTGCTCTCCGGCCGCGCGGACATCCAGGTCGCGCGCAAGGACACCGCGGGCGCGGTGAAGACGCTGGAGGAGGCGCTGACCTTCGCGAAGACGCTGCCCGCCGCGCAGGTGTCCCCGCGTCAGGTGGAGTCGCTGGAGAAGAAGCTCGCCGGGCTCAAGACGCCGGCGGCTGTGCCTGGCGCGGCGCCGTAG